One genomic segment of Saccharomyces kudriavzevii IFO 1802 strain IFO1802 genome assembly, chromosome: 8 includes these proteins:
- the SNF6 gene encoding Snf6p (similar to Saccharomyces cerevisiae SNF6 (YHL025W); ancestral locus Anc_4.27), producing the protein MGVVKKKRSHHAKTSRQQYYTGAQVGGLGSMGAVNNNIPSLMSFAEENNYQYGYGGSGASMSGRTLTYAQQQLNKQRQDFERVRLRPEQLSNIIHDESDTISFRSNLLKNFISSNDAFNMLSLTTVPCDRIGKSRVFSEHTMRYLRQKQLDLKAQTAEQPEQKPPTPLKYTDLIIAAENGSRSTKDLIDAVFDQGGGRLRHQPDDVVVRRDEAMLVDKLRGDPREAPADYWTHTYKEVLAQYHEARLRISQKEATASEGPDEACLQGGQQQQQQDLQRQQQVAAAVPPQNPHVAATEKESVPAVEDDALENMFGDYSNEPFSTNFDDEFGDLDAVFF; encoded by the coding sequence ATGGGTGTcgtcaagaagaaaaggtcACATCATGCAAAGACTTCGCGCCAGCAGTACTACACCGGCGCTCAGGTCGGTGGACTCGGCAGCATGGGCGCGGTAAACAACAATATCCCGTCGTTGATGAGCTTCGCGGAGGAAAACAACTACCAATACGGGTACGGCGGTTCTGGTGCGAGCATGAGTGGTAGGACACTGACTTACGCGCAGCAGCAGCTGAACAAGCAAAGACAGGACTTCGAACGCGTGCGACTTAGACCGGAACAGCTCAGCAATATCATACACGACGAGAGCGACACGATATCGTTTCGCTCGAACCTCCTCAAGAACTTCATAAGCTCGAACGATGCGTTCAACATGCTGAGTTTGACGACCGTACCGTGCGACAGGATCGGGAAGTCCAGGGTGTTCAGCGAACATACGATGAGATATCTCAGGCAGAAACAACTCGATCTGAAAGCGCAAACAGCCGAGCAGCCAGAACAAAAGCCGCCGACGCCGCTCAAGTACACAGATCTTATTATAGCTGCGGAGAACGGATCCCGCAGTACGAAGGACCTGATAGACGCCGTCTTCGACCAAGGCGGCGGCCGGCTGAGGCATCAGCCGGACGACGTGGTCGTCCGGCGTGATGAGGCCATGCTGGTGGACAAGCTCCGCGGCGATCCTCGGGAGGCGCCCGCAGACTATTGGACACATACCTACAAGGAAGTTCTGGCGCAATACCACGAAGCCAGGCTGCGGATCAGTCAAAAGGAGGCAACTGCAAGCGAAGGGCCGGACGAAGCGTGCTTGCAAGGGgggcagcagcagcagcagcaggaTTTGCAGCGACAGCAACAAGTGGCGGCAGCAGTTCCCCCGCAAAATCCCCATGTAGCCGCAACGGAAAAGGAGTCTGTGCCTGCCGTGGAGGACGACGCGCTGGAGAACATGTTCGGAGATTACTCCAACGAGCCGTTCAGCACTAATTTCGACGACGAGTTTGGGGATCTTGACGCTGTGTTTTTCTGA